A window from Dethiosulfovibrio russensis encodes these proteins:
- a CDS encoding hemolysin family protein, which yields MTTGTLFSALITFVLLFALSAFFSASETAFSSVNKIRLRRFVEEERPGASSAMELAKDFNRTVSAILIGGNIVDILITSAATAVLTSMFGPIGAVYATVLMTILIILFGEILPKALVKDRAEPFALASAPMVKFFVSVLNPVCALTSRITSALRHGRTGGTLIPTVTHDELLSIVDTMGGEGTLPLSERELVENAVNFNGLEVWEVQTPRVDLFAIEVDDDPSVVTGLIVANHYSRIPVYQGSIDNIVGILYEKDYLATVTSGKKPVIRDMMKRPILIAGSASLMDSLKILRSSHTHMAVVLDEYGGTSGIVTLEDLLEELVGELYDEHDDIKENVTKIEENVYMANGDIYIKRLFEAFLDVPYEPETDATTLSGWLLEQFKTLPETGAEVKWENFSFQVSKLSGQRIHKVRITRKP from the coding sequence ATGACAACTGGAACACTTTTCAGCGCTCTTATAACCTTCGTCCTTCTGTTCGCACTGTCGGCCTTCTTCTCCGCCAGCGAGACGGCCTTCTCCAGCGTCAACAAGATCAGGCTCCGCCGCTTCGTAGAGGAGGAGAGGCCAGGCGCCTCCAGCGCCATGGAGCTGGCCAAGGACTTCAACCGTACCGTCTCGGCCATACTGATAGGCGGAAACATCGTGGACATACTTATAACATCCGCCGCCACCGCCGTCCTTACCTCGATGTTCGGCCCTATAGGAGCGGTCTACGCCACCGTACTGATGACGATCCTCATAATATTGTTCGGGGAGATATTGCCCAAGGCCTTGGTCAAAGACAGGGCGGAACCCTTCGCCTTGGCCTCGGCCCCGATGGTGAAATTCTTCGTTTCCGTGTTGAACCCGGTCTGCGCCCTCACGTCCAGGATAACCTCCGCCCTAAGACACGGCAGGACCGGAGGAACCCTGATACCCACCGTGACCCACGACGAGCTGCTCAGCATAGTGGACACAATGGGAGGCGAGGGAACCCTTCCCCTTTCCGAGAGGGAGCTGGTGGAGAACGCCGTCAACTTCAACGGACTGGAGGTATGGGAGGTCCAGACTCCCAGGGTGGACCTCTTCGCCATAGAGGTAGACGACGATCCCTCGGTAGTGACAGGACTGATAGTTGCGAACCACTACTCCAGGATACCGGTATACCAGGGCTCGATAGACAACATAGTGGGCATACTCTACGAGAAAGACTACCTGGCCACCGTAACCTCCGGCAAAAAACCGGTCATCCGAGACATGATGAAGCGCCCCATCCTCATAGCGGGAAGCGCCAGCCTCATGGACAGCCTCAAGATACTCCGCTCCAGCCACACCCACATGGCGGTGGTGCTGGACGAATACGGGGGGACCTCCGGCATAGTGACTCTGGAGGACCTGCTGGAGGAGCTGGTGGGAGAGCTATACGACGAACACGACGACATAAAGGAAAACGTCACCAAGATAGAGGAAAACGTCTACATGGCCAACGGGGACATCTATATAAAGAGGCTTTTCGAGGCATTTCTGGACGTCCCATACGAGCCGGAGACCGACGCGACCACCCTGAGCGGATGGCTTCTCGAACAGTTCAAGACCCTTCCTGAGACCGGCGCAGAGGTGAAATGGGAGAACTTCTCTTTCCAGGTCTCAAAACTGTCGGGACAGAGAATACATAAGGTACGAATCACGAGAAAGCCTTAA
- a CDS encoding dimethylarginine dimethylaminohydrolase family protein: MKPWGAQSEVGKIEKIMVKRAEDAYGSQEVLDSCWRDLGYTEPVNYSKAMDEYDAFLSIIKSHVPEVFGLPSQDGTGPDSMYARDSCMVTDKGYILFNMGKPQRRAEATEAGRLFDSIGLPKLGAIEGEGTMEAGDMAWLDESTLAVGISYRTNPEGVSQLRDLAAGNFEVLDYPIPHWNGPEECLHLMSFISPVDHKAAVVYSRQMPVTFRQELLHRGYNLIEVPDQEYDTMACNVLALEPGLVLMIEGNPITKGRLQEAGMEVLEFPGTEICWKGGGGPTCLTRPLLRK, encoded by the coding sequence ATGAAACCCTGGGGAGCTCAGTCGGAAGTCGGAAAGATAGAGAAGATAATGGTGAAAAGGGCTGAAGACGCCTACGGAAGCCAGGAGGTCCTGGACTCCTGCTGGAGGGATCTGGGCTACACCGAGCCGGTGAACTACTCCAAGGCTATGGACGAATACGATGCATTTCTATCCATTATAAAGAGCCACGTGCCCGAGGTGTTTGGCCTCCCCTCCCAGGATGGAACCGGACCCGACTCGATGTACGCCAGGGACTCCTGTATGGTCACCGACAAAGGCTATATTCTCTTCAACATGGGCAAGCCCCAACGGAGGGCCGAGGCAACAGAGGCTGGCCGCCTGTTCGACTCCATCGGCCTGCCCAAGCTGGGAGCCATAGAGGGCGAGGGAACCATGGAAGCGGGGGACATGGCCTGGTTGGACGAGAGTACTCTGGCGGTGGGGATCAGCTACAGGACCAACCCCGAGGGAGTCAGCCAGCTGAGGGATCTGGCTGCCGGTAACTTCGAGGTGCTGGACTACCCCATACCTCACTGGAATGGGCCGGAGGAGTGTCTTCATCTCATGTCCTTTATAAGCCCTGTGGACCATAAGGCGGCGGTTGTCTACTCCAGACAGATGCCAGTCACATTCCGGCAGGAGCTTCTTCATCGGGGATATAACCTGATAGAGGTCCCAGATCAGGAGTACGACACCATGGCCTGTAACGTCCTGGCCCTGGAGCCCGGTCTGGTCCTCATGATAGAGGGCAACCCTATCACCAAGGGCAGGCTACAGGAGGCTGGCATGGAGGTTCTGGAGTTCCCTGGAACCGAGATATGCTGGAAGGGTGGCGGAGGACCTACCTGTCTTACCAGGCCCCTTCTTCGTAAGTAG
- a CDS encoding Lrp/AsnC family transcriptional regulator, whose amino-acid sequence MTIKDGNLLDDTGLAILRELQANGRISFRELGKKVGLSAPAAIERVRRMESVGIIMGYGARIDPEKAGFPIRAMSAMSTDFKNPDPYLADKITAIPEVIRCLSITGQDDYYVEIVARSIKDLERILGELTRIGKLCTSIVLSSIEKDLKI is encoded by the coding sequence ATGACCATAAAAGACGGCAACCTACTGGACGACACCGGCCTGGCGATCCTCAGGGAACTTCAGGCAAACGGCAGGATCTCCTTCAGAGAGCTAGGGAAGAAAGTGGGCCTCTCCGCCCCGGCGGCAATAGAGAGGGTCCGGCGAATGGAGAGCGTCGGGATAATTATGGGATATGGGGCCAGGATAGACCCGGAAAAGGCGGGCTTTCCGATCAGGGCCATGTCCGCCATGTCCACGGACTTCAAAAACCCCGACCCCTACCTGGCGGACAAGATAACCGCTATACCGGAGGTCATAAGGTGCCTGAGCATCACAGGACAGGACGACTACTACGTCGAGATAGTCGCCAGGTCAATAAAGGATCTTGAGAGAATACTTGGAGAGCTGACCAGGATAGGCAAACTGTGCACCTCCATAGTCCTGTCCTCCATCGAGAAGGACCTAAAAATCTAA
- a CDS encoding alanine/glycine:cation symporter family protein, whose amino-acid sequence MNFLGFVEQLVDWVWGTPLIVMVLGSGVFFTLVSGCFQFRNGGYIFKNTVGRIFSGKVDDGPGLLSPYEAVSVAIGSTVGVGNIGGVATAIAVGGPGAVFWMWMAGIFGQLIKMVEVTLAVHYRTVLDDGQSTYGGPTYYIQRGLGQERGWHGLAKVLSGLFLIGFLICYFFTIQNYTVAEAVAGVFDVNLLLVSFVFLVLLYASIWGGIRGLGKIAVAVVPFMCLFYIGGALMVILKDTAAIPHTFGLIFESAFTGTAAVGGFAGAAFAKMISVGMARAVYSNEAGWGSSPMIHASARVNHPVKQGIMGIFEVFMDTLVICSVTAIMIINSGAWSSGLDGATLTLSAFSKGVGTLGTTVLVVGIFLFGLTTSTGLFAQFETLLTYVVGPHSKNLYKVLKFNKYIYPLPGFLLVLYAHAYGLPTYKVWMFIDISIGIPIFVNLLAILLLTPKFLDLLKDYRARYMGQGKVDSDFKVFFEE is encoded by the coding sequence ATGAATTTTCTGGGTTTTGTGGAGCAGTTAGTCGATTGGGTGTGGGGAACTCCCCTCATAGTGATGGTGCTCGGCTCGGGGGTATTTTTTACCCTGGTCTCGGGGTGCTTTCAGTTCAGGAACGGCGGCTATATCTTTAAAAATACAGTGGGGCGGATCTTCTCCGGCAAGGTGGACGACGGCCCTGGGTTATTGTCCCCCTACGAGGCGGTCAGCGTCGCCATAGGCTCCACCGTCGGAGTGGGCAACATCGGGGGAGTCGCCACAGCCATAGCCGTCGGAGGACCCGGGGCGGTCTTCTGGATGTGGATGGCGGGCATATTCGGCCAGCTCATAAAGATGGTCGAGGTCACCTTGGCGGTCCACTACAGGACCGTGCTGGACGACGGACAGAGCACCTACGGAGGGCCTACCTACTATATCCAAAGAGGGCTCGGCCAGGAGCGAGGCTGGCATGGCCTGGCGAAGGTTCTCAGCGGGCTGTTCCTGATAGGGTTTCTAATCTGCTATTTCTTCACCATCCAGAACTACACAGTGGCGGAAGCTGTGGCGGGGGTCTTCGACGTGAACCTCCTGTTGGTTAGCTTCGTCTTTCTGGTCCTCCTCTACGCCTCCATCTGGGGCGGCATCAGGGGGCTCGGCAAGATAGCCGTCGCGGTGGTCCCCTTTATGTGCCTTTTCTACATCGGGGGAGCCCTTATGGTTATCCTTAAAGACACCGCCGCCATACCTCACACCTTCGGGCTCATATTCGAGAGCGCCTTCACCGGAACCGCGGCGGTAGGCGGTTTTGCCGGAGCTGCCTTTGCAAAGATGATCTCCGTCGGAATGGCCCGTGCGGTCTACAGCAACGAGGCTGGCTGGGGATCCTCTCCCATGATCCACGCTTCCGCCAGGGTCAATCATCCTGTGAAACAGGGCATCATGGGCATATTCGAGGTCTTTATGGACACCTTGGTCATATGCTCGGTGACCGCCATCATGATCATAAACTCAGGGGCATGGAGCTCCGGCCTGGACGGGGCAACACTGACTCTAAGTGCCTTCTCTAAGGGAGTAGGAACTCTTGGGACCACCGTCCTGGTGGTGGGTATTTTTCTATTCGGCCTCACGACATCGACAGGGCTTTTCGCCCAGTTTGAGACGTTGCTCACCTACGTCGTAGGCCCTCACTCGAAGAATCTGTACAAGGTGCTTAAGTTCAACAAGTACATCTACCCCCTGCCGGGATTTTTACTGGTGCTCTACGCTCACGCCTACGGCCTTCCCACCTATAAAGTGTGGATGTTTATAGATATTTCCATAGGTATCCCTATATTCGTCAATCTGCTGGCCATACTTCTGCTTACACCTAAGTTCCTCGACCTACTGAAGGACTACCGGGCAAGGTACATGGGGCAGGGCAAGGTGGACTCGGATTTCAAGGTTTTCTTCGAGGAATAG